From the genome of Nomia melanderi isolate GNS246 chromosome 14, iyNomMela1, whole genome shotgun sequence, one region includes:
- the Rpn5 gene encoding regulatory particle non-ATPase 5, with the protein MEVDYSSICDVKIPECKKLASEGKLHDALDQLLALEKQTRTGADMYHTSQILVAIVQICLEAQNWAALNEHIILLSKRRSQIKHAVTKMVQECCTYVDKMPNKETMIKLIETLRTVTEGKIYVEVERARLTHRLAKIKEEDGDISGATAVMLELQVETYGSMSRLEKASLILEQMRLCLAKKDFMRTQIIAKKINVKFFKDDDDEETQSLKLKYYDLMMELACHEGWHLELCRHNRAILEIPAVRDDPEMRHFALARAVLYLILAPHEPEQADLTHRLLADKLLDEIPTYKELLRLFVNPELINWSGLCEIYERELRATVVFSSSTEEGRKRWTDLRKRVVEHNIRIMAKYYTKITLTRMAELLDLPVKETEACLCNLVETGVINARTDRLAGVVRFTGTQEPAALLDAWAASLSKLMSLVNHTTHLIHQEEMLAVAQS; encoded by the exons ATGGAAGTAGATTACAGCAGCATCTGTGATGTTAAGATCCCCGAGTGCAAGAAATTGGCCAGCGAGGGGAAGTTACACGATGCTTTGGACCAGTTGCTTGCTTTAGAAAAGCAGACACGAACG GGTGCAGATATGTATCATACTTCTCAGATTTTAGTAGCCATTGTTCAAATTTGCCTGGAAGCACAAAACTGGGCTGCTCTGAACGAACATATCATTTTATTGTCCAAAAGGCGTTCTCAGATAAAGCACGCGGTTACTAAAATGGTACAAGAATGTTGTACCTATGTGGATAAGATGCCTAATAAGGAAACTATGATCAAATTGATAGAAACTTTACGCACCGTAACCGAAGGAAAG ATATACGTGGAAGTCGAAAGAGCTAGACTTACTCATCGTTTGGCAAAAATTAAAGAGGAAGATGGAGATATTTCTGGTGCCACGGCCGTTATGCTAGAATTACAA GTTGAAACGTACGGCAGTATGTCGCGTTTGGAAAAAGCCTCCTTGATCTTAGAGCAAATGAGACTGTGTTTAGCGAAGAAGGACTTTATGCGCACTCAAATAATAGCTAAGAAGATAAACGTTAAATTTTTcaaagacgacgacgacgaagaaacGCAATCGCTAAAATTAAAGTACTACGA TCTCATGATGGAACTAGCCTGCCACGAAGGGTGGCATTTAGAGTTATGTAGACACAATCGAGCGATATTGGAAATACCGGCCGTCCGAGATGATCCTGAAATGAGACATTTCGCACTTGCACGAGCTGTTTTATACTTGATACTCGCTCCACACGAACCGGAACAGGCGGACTTGACTCATAGACTACTGGCGGATAAACTTCTAGACGAAATACCTACGTACAA AGAGCTGTTACGACTGTTTGTAAACCCAGAGTTAATAAACTGGTCAGGACTTTGCGAAATCTATGAGAGAGAACTCAGAGCAACTGTAGTTTTTTCCTCTTCGACCGAAGAAGGTCGTAAACGATGGACTGATCTCCGAAAAAGAGTGGTCGAACAT AATATTAGGATCATGGCAAAGTATTACACGAAAATCACGTTAACGCGTATGGCAGAGTTATTGGATTTGCCGGTTAAAGAGACCGAGGCGTGTCTCTGCAATTTAGTGGAAACTGGCGTAATAAATGCCCGTACAGATAGATTGGCTGGCGTGGTACGATTCACAGGAACTCAAGAACCAGCTGCTTTATTAGACGCTTGGGCTGCTTCATTGTCAAAATTAATGAGCCTTGTTAATCATACCACCCATCTGATTCATCAAGAAGAAATGTTGGCCGTTGCTCAATCCTAA
- the FoxK gene encoding forkhead box K encodes MSTYSRTQESDAWALLALKSAPASPTKMQWNPEAKGAPIARLEGREFEYMVRQRRITIGRNSSKGEVDVNMGHSSFISRRHLEIFYDHPFFFMICNGKNGVFVDGVFQRKGAPAFQLPKTCTFRFPSTNIRLVFQSLVDEQEQSSVRVPSPPKQRAPLPPLRINIPDAGYSSPFPSPTGTISAANSCPASPRAGQGRRNISADLQMVAVYAAAVANDPQNSGLERHDGGQCSSRQISPEPSIESRYRSGSSTGPNGTTAHCSPPKDDSKPPYSYAQLIVQAIASATDKQLTLSGIYSYITKNYPYYRTADKGWQNSIRHNLSLNRYFIKVPRSQEEPGKGSFWRIDPQSEGKLIEQAFRRRRQRGVPCFRAPFGLSSRSAPASPSHVGISGLITPECLSREASPGPESYPDSSVPSPAGQLSSQSAPGSPGHPYTSSNQSSHKGRLIQQITVVTNGVTGDATREDKYIVSGNTTEEHSLSPAGQYSPAPVIVQTTYNYSGSFIGPDAGVGVAKRSHEESDSSPGSPAPLAIVESPEPLEHQQPQSKRQRVHEMDDH; translated from the exons ATGTCTACGTACTCTCGTACTCAGGAGAGCGACGCGTGGGCCCTTCTGGCACTGAAGTCGGCACCGGCTAGTCCGACGAAGATGCAGTGGAACCCGGAGGCGAAAGGTGCACCGATTGCACGGCTCGAGGGTCGCGAATTCGAGTATATGGTTAGACAACGACGTATCACTATCGGGCGTAACAGCAGCAAGGGTGAGGTCGACGTCAACATGGGCCACTCCAGCTTTATCTCGCGACGACACCTTGAAATCTTCTACGATCATCCCTTTTTCTTTATGATCTGTAATGGTAAAAATGGTGTTTTCGTCGATGGAGTTTTCCAGCGAAAAGGCGCGCCTGCCTTCCAATTACCAAAGAC GTGCACATTCAGATTCCCAAGTACAAATATAAGACTGGTATTTCAGTCGTTGGTGGACGAACAGGAGCAAAGCAGCGTACGTGTACCTTCTCCCCCGAAACAGAGGGCACCGTTACCACCTCTGCGTATCAATATTCCGGATGCAGGATACAGTAGCCCGTTTCCTTCTCCGACCGGTACTATCAGTGCTGCAAATTCTTGTCCCGCCAGTCCACGTGCGGGTCAGGGAAGAAGAAATATATCTGCGGATCTTCAGATGGTAGCCGTTTATGCAGCTGCTGTTGCAAACGATCCACAGAATTCTGGGTTGGAAAGGCACGACGGGGGACAATGTTCCAGCAGGCAAATAAGTCCTGAGCCGAGCATAGAGTCTCGTTACAGAAGTGGAAGCAGTACCGGGCCAAATGGTACTACAGCCCATTGCAGTCCCCCGAAAGATGACTCGAAACCACCATATTCGTACGCGCAGCTAATTGTCCAAGCGATAGCGTCCGCGACTGACAAACAGCTTACCTTGTCCGGCATCTATTCGTATATCACTAAGAATTATCCGTACTACAGAACCGCCGATAAAGGTTGGCAAAATTCTATAAGGCATAATCTTTCATTGAACCGTTATTTCATCAAAGTGCCGAGAAGCCAAGAAGAACCGGGAAAAGGCTCTTTCTGGAGAATAGATCCTCAGTCCGAAGGTAAGCTGATCGAGCAAGCTTTCAGGCGAAGAAGGCAACGCGGTGTTCCTTGTTTTCGGGCCCCATTCGGTCTCTCATCCAG AAGCGCTCCTGCTTCGCCGTCTCACGTAGGAATCAGTGGATTAATAACCCCGGAATGCCTGAGCAGAGAAGCCTCGCCTGGGCCGGAATCTTATCCGGATAGTTCCGTACCCTCTCCAGCCGGCCAGTTGAGTAGTCAGTCCGCACCGGGATCGCCAGGTCATCCGTACACCTCTTCGAACCAGTCGTCTCACAAAGGTCGATTGATACAGCAAATCACCGTCGTGACGAACGGTGTGACTGGTGATGCGACCAGAGAAG ACAAATACATCGTGTCCGGAAACACCACGGAGGAACACTCGCTCTCCCCGGCTGGGCAATACAGTCCAGCTCCTGTTATCGTACAAACCACATATAACTATAG TGGAAGCTTTATCGGTCCCGACGCAGGCGTCGGAGTCGCGAAACGCTCGCACGAGGAATCGGATAGTTCTCCAGGTTCACCGGCACCGCTCGCTATCGTGGAAAGTCCCGAACCGCTCGAGCATCAGCAACCTCAGTCGAAACGTCAACGCGTTCACGAAATGGACGACCACTGA
- the LOC116432730 gene encoding uncharacterized protein LOC116432730: MRAPTIPNPCGWGILLLLVFVLATPSPAAIHKADGDHCNKTVDVYEDVSSPAVTSENWGKPLFCWYRFRAFRGTPRDWILRVRFKKFKVGVLENATTCSGGYLQIVDGNAKTEVSNRKDPGVYCGESEQPQTFISETSFVRLIFHADNFTDQTYFSFDSRAEQQFEVYLRYGQHPELYPHRRGEIVPGSYCERIFKDCRLQTCYVQSPAYPGIYPRALHCKYRLNTRLPFIKLYIENEEFNIDGQRCENIMTCPMRPISSGSEHCPYDYIRVYDGKDESSPVIGTFCGMGKFPYSIIGTSEDLYVEFVSSPAGPLLNTGFHFNVGNWPGHVETAGVRNGSCDWLLNSESLHTGNDGIFLSVAHWYPPHTSCTYLLKGRVGEIARLYFPSFRVNRIESPIQPYDGDCGESLTLYDADWPDDARIIKTFCDTFSKPMEKHDFVSSSNALFVKFESKTGSYSGSSLYYWAHYDFFNASRFGEPVAGTECDEIFASWKARSGRLRSPLNTLVYKRPGDPPIDLSCTYTFVTDKRLYARVILTVESVSFKEHPYAQCGNCWDSRVDRLIIKEPAIATFAEQQFYQGQQQHSQSRQSYGQHQHQHQQHQYQHQSQNQSQQSSQNQHQHQQHQQHQQHQQHQQTAHHRQDADLEKGRCICRSPTAGPGSTGEAKPVVRVVSRGEKLELKLAVDGAHSAASYFKQYAPLFEAKYEFAHSPLCGPAILPATTDGEIEFPHYEALGYVAPPRFIKCIWELRVNWDRDVWLQFDKIKFASRSCEDEKLEIFLPGNPDPFLSICGENVSYAQKMPIISAAQISPVKLRTAGERGFNYANGLGGGAGGGGGGGGGSGSSGYNFDTLQMQTQTQAQTQQPSGASPSQTSSVPNEQSNDDSEGPAVIVQFTGSMAPARAAFKITWTELYHLSRDPSGVLNTQKLEELCGFQCPGDTGCIPTRLLCNGVINCPAPEPRSAFRKTNNGTGFLAVPEEPNDESIETCGANVIGTRGNAAGSGNGVGGFASVVGSAGWAGAGLGGILAVLLSLVCLVTVCKICRRRSTPRNIHVPY, from the exons ATGCGTGCGCCAACGATACCGAACCCTTGCGGCTGGGGAATCTTGCTTCTCCTTGTTTTCGTATTGGCCACCCCCAGTCCTGCCGCCATTCACAAAG CGGATGGCGATCATTGCAACAAAACGGTGGACGTGTACGAAGACGTGTCGAGTCCAGCCGTGACTTCGGAGAATTGGGGGAAGCCTTTGTTCTGCTGGTACCGTTTCCGCGCATTCCGCGGAACGCCACGGGACTGGATACTACGCGTTCGCTTCAAAAAGTTTAAAGTCGGTGTGCTGGAGAACGCCACCACCTGTTCCGGAGGTTATTTGCAG ATCGTCGATGGAAACGCAAAGACGGAGGTGAGCAATCGGAAGGATCCCGGCGTCTATTGCGGAGAATCGGAACAGCCGCAGACGTTCATCTCCGAGACGAGCTTCGTGCGACTGATCTTCCACGCGGACAACTTCACCGATCAGACGTACTTCAGCTTCGACTCTCGAGCGGAGCAACAGTTCGAGGTGTACCTGAGGTACGGCCAGCATCCGGAACTGTACCCGCACCGGAGAGGCGAGATCGTTCCCGGGAGCTACTGCGAGCGAATCTTCAAGGATTGCCGGCTGCAGACCTGCTACGTCCAGAGCCCGGCGTACCCGGGCATTTACCCGCGCGCGTTGCACTGCAAGTACCGGCTGAACACGCGGCTGCCGTTCATAAAGCTCTACATCGAGAACGAAGAGTTCAACATCGACGGTCAGAGATGCGAGAACATCATGACCTGCCCGATGAGACCGATAAGCTCCGGCTCGGAGCACTGCCCGTACGACTACATACGCGTGTACGACGGCAAAGACGAGTCGAGTCCGGTGATCGGCACCTTCTGCGGAATGGGCAAGTTCCCGTACAGCATCATCGGCACCAGCGAAGACCTCTACGTCGAGTTTGTCTCGTCGCCGGCCGGTCCGCTGCTGAACACCGGGTTCCACTTCAACGTGGGCAATTGGCCGGGCCACGTGGAGACCGCCGGCGTCCGCAACGGCAGCTGCGACTGGCTGTTGAACAGCGAGTCCCTGCACACCGGAAACGACGGGATATTCCTCTCGGTGGCCCACTGGTATCCGCCGCACACCAGCTGCACCTACCTGCTGAAGGGCCGCGTCGGCGAGATCGCTAGGCTCTACTTTCCCAGTTTCCGCGTGAACCGCATCGAGTCGCCGATACAGCCGTACGACGGCGATTGCGGCGAGAGTCTGACCCTCTACGACGCCGACTGGCCGGACGACGCGAGGATCATCAAAACGTTCTGCGACACGTTCAGCAAGCCTATGGAGAAGCACGACTTCGTTTCGAGCTCGAACGCTCTGTTCGTCAAGTTCGAGAGCAAAACGGGAAGCTACTCCGGCAGCTCTCTCTACTATTGGGCGCACTACGACTTCTTCAACGCCTCGCGATTCGGCGAGCCCGTCGCCGGCACGGAATGCGACGAGATCTTCGCCTCGTGGAAAGCGCGTTCCGGCCGACTGCGATCGCCGCTCAATACTCTCGTCTACAAGCGACCGGGCGATCCGCCGATCGATTTGTCTTGCACCTACACCTTCGTCACGGACAAGCGACTGTACGCGCGCGTCATTCTGACGGTGGAGTCGGTGTCGTTCAAGGAGCATCCGTACGCGCAATGCGGCAACTGCTGGGACAGTCGGGTCGACCGTCTGATCATCAAAGAGCCGGCCATCGCGACTTTCGCCGAGCAGCAGTTTTACCAAGGTCAGCAACAGCATTCGCAGTCGCGGCAGTCGTACGGTCAGCATCAGCATCAGCACCAGCAACACCAGTATCAGCATCAAAGCCAGAACCAGAGTCAGCAGTCGAGCCAGAATCAACATCAGCATCAGCAGCATCAGCAGCATCAGCAGCATCAGCAGCATCAGCAGACTGCTCATCATCGGCAGGACGCGGATCTCGAGAAAGGTCGCTGCATCTGTCGATCGCCGACGGCCGGTCCCGGATCGACCGGCGAGGCGAAGCCTGTGGTTCGCGTGGTCTCGCGCGGAGAGAAGCTCGAATTGAAGTTGGCGGTGGACGGTGCTCATTCCGCGGCCAGTTACTTCAAGCAGTACGCGCCGTTGTTCGAGGCGAAGTACGAGTTCGCCCACAGCCCGCTGTGCGGTCCCGCGATTCTTCCGGCCACCACCGACGGAGAAATCGAATTTCCGCACTACGAAGCGCTCGGTTACGTCGCTCCGCCCCGCTTCATAAAATGCATTTGGGAGCTTCGCGTCAATTGGGACAGAGACGTGTGGCTGCAGttcgataaaattaaatttgcttCCAGATCCTGCGAAGACGAGAAACTGGAAATCTTCTTGCCCGGCAACCCGGACCCGTTCCTCAGCATATGCGGCGAGAACGTCAGCTATGCTCAGAAAATGCCCATCATCTCGGCAGCGCAGATCTCGCCCGTGAAACTTCGCACGGCCGGCGAGCGCGGGTTCAACTATGCGAACGGTCTCGGTGGTGgtgccggcggcggcggcggcggcggcggcggcagcggttCTTCCGGTTACAACTTCGACACTCTGCAGATGCAGACGCAGACCCAGGCCCAAACGCAACAGCCGAGCGGTGCGTCGCCGTCGCAAACATCTTCGGTGCCGAACGAACAGTCGAACGACGACTCCGAGGGGCCTGCCGTGATCGTTCAGTTCACCGGTTCGATGGCGCCGGCGAGGGCAGCGTTCAAAATCACTTGGACGGAGCTCTACCATCTGTCTCGCGACCCCTCCGGAGTCCTGAACACGCAGAAACTCGAGGAACTCTGCGGATTCCAGTGTCCCGGCGACACCGGTTGCATTCCCACGAGACTGCTTTGCAACGGTGTAATCAATTGCCCGGCGCCGGAACCCAGGTCCGCGTTTCGGAAAACGAACAACGGCACCGGCTTCCTGGCGGTACCGGAGGAGCCGAACGACGAATCGATCGAGACTTGCGGGGCCAACGTGATAGGCACGCGCGGCAACGCGGCTGGATCCGGAAACGGCGTCGGCGGGTTCGCCAGCGTGGTAGGCTCCGCTGGCTGGGCGGGTGCCGGTCTGGGCGGCATCCTCGCCGTGCTCCTCAGTCTCGTTTGCTTGGTAACCGTTTGCAAGATATGCAGACGTCGCTCCACGCCGAGAAACATTCACGTACCTTATTGA
- the l(1)10Bb gene encoding BUD31-like protein isoform X1 has translation MPKVRRSKKPPPDGWELIEPTLEELEQKMREAETEPHEGKRKQESLWPIFKIHHQKSRYIYDLYYRRKAISRELYDYCLNENIADKNLIAKWKKVGYENLCCLRCIQTRDTNFGTNCICRVPKGKLEEGRIVECIHCGCRGCSG, from the exons ATGCCAAAAGTGCGGCGAAGTAAAAAACCCCCGCCGGATGGTTGGGAGTTGATAGAACCGACTTTGGAAGAACTGGAACAAAAAATGCGAGAAG CCGAAACGGAACCTCACGAAGGCAAGCGTAAACAAGAATCACTGTGGCCAATTTTTAAGATCCATCATCAAAAGTCGCGTTACATTTACGATTTATACTATAGACGAAAAGCCATAAGCCGTG AACTGTACGATTATTGTCTGAACGAGAATATAGCGGACAAAAATCTGATAGCCAAGTGGAAGAAAGTGGGATACGAAAATTTATGCTGCTTACGGTGTATACAAACCAGAGACACTAATTTCGGAACAAATTGTATTTGTAGAGTTCCCAAAGGGAAATTGGAAGAAGGTAGAATAGTGGAGTGCATTCATTGCGGGTGTAGAGGATGTTCCGGATAA
- the l(1)10Bb gene encoding BUD31-like protein isoform X2, which translates to MTQSETEPHEGKRKQESLWPIFKIHHQKSRYIYDLYYRRKAISRELYDYCLNENIADKNLIAKWKKVGYENLCCLRCIQTRDTNFGTNCICRVPKGKLEEGRIVECIHCGCRGCSG; encoded by the exons ATGACACAGT CCGAAACGGAACCTCACGAAGGCAAGCGTAAACAAGAATCACTGTGGCCAATTTTTAAGATCCATCATCAAAAGTCGCGTTACATTTACGATTTATACTATAGACGAAAAGCCATAAGCCGTG AACTGTACGATTATTGTCTGAACGAGAATATAGCGGACAAAAATCTGATAGCCAAGTGGAAGAAAGTGGGATACGAAAATTTATGCTGCTTACGGTGTATACAAACCAGAGACACTAATTTCGGAACAAATTGTATTTGTAGAGTTCCCAAAGGGAAATTGGAAGAAGGTAGAATAGTGGAGTGCATTCATTGCGGGTGTAGAGGATGTTCCGGATAA
- the LOC116432737 gene encoding methanethiol oxidase — translation MENKGCSNCAGPGYESPKTAMAVGPREKLIYVVCVHTDPEKSDVLCTVDVDPTSATYCKIIHKLRMPYVGDELHHSGWNVCSSCHGEPRKRNTLVLPCLMSDRVYFVDTSNERAPSIKKVLSPTEVHEHGVSTLHTSHCAPTGEIIVSAMGKPNGEAQGEFLCIDAETFRTKRVWTTGERKAAFGYDFWYQPYHDVLVATEWGVPKVFKRGYAVNDSSDPAIYGRSLNFYSWSEGKLKQVIDLAEDGIAPLEVRFLHDPKSSEGFVGCAVTSNVYRFDKTPEGDWFAEKVIQIPPKEVDGWVAPQMPGMITDILLSLDDKYLYLSNWLHGDVRQYDISDTKNPKLTGQIFLGGSILTDSKIRVVRDDELTAQPSPVYIKGRRFYGSPQMLQLSLDGTRLYVTTSIFKPWDQQFYPDHVKNGSVMVKLDVDLKNGGLKLDEQFLIDFGEDKNDILLAHEMRYPGGDCTSDIWLAER, via the exons ATGGAAAATAAAG GGTGTTCGAATTGCGCCGGACCCGGCTACGAGTCACCGAAAACTGCGATGGCCGTGGGTCCGCGAGAGAAATTGATCTACGTTGTTTGCGTGCACACCGACCCCGAGAAATCGGACGTACTTTGCACGGTCGACGTGGATCCAACGAGCGCCACTTACTGCAAG ATCATTCATAAATTGCGGATGCCCTACGTCGGGGACGAATTGCACCATTCCGGGTGGAACGTTTGCAGCAGTTGTCACGGCGAGCCCCGCAAACGGAACACTCTGGTGCTACCGTGCCTGATGTCCGACCGCGTTTACTTTGTCGACACGAGCAACGAACGAGCACCGTCTATCAAAAAG GTATTGTCGCCGACAGAGGTGCACGAGCACGGAGTGTCGACTTTGCACACCAGCCATTGCGCGCCAACGGGAGAAATCATCGTTTCCGCGATGGGCAAGCCGAACGGCGAGGCGCAAGGCGAATTCCTTTGCATCGACGCCGAGACGTTTCGGACGAAACGCGTATGGACCACGGGAGAGAGGAAGGCAGCGTTCGGTTACGACTTTTGGTACCAGCCGTATCACGACGTGCTCGTCGCCACCGAATGGGGTGTACCCAAGGTGTTTAAACGAGGCTACGCGGTTAACGATAGCTCCGATCCCG CCATCTACGGTAGAAGTTTGAACTTTTATTCCTGGAGCGAAGGGAAGCTGAAGCAGGTGATCGACTTGGCCGAAGATGGAATCGCTCCTCTGGAAGTAAGGTTTCTGCACGATCCGAAATCCAGCGAGGGATTCGTCGGATGCGCGGTAACGTCGAACGTTTATAGATTCGACAAAACGCCGGAGGGCGACTGGTTCGCCGAAAAGGTCATTCAAATACCTCCGAAGGAAGTCGACGGTTGGGTCGCTCCGCAAATGCCAG GTATGATTACGGACATTCTACTCAGCCTCGACGACAAGTATCTCTATCTCTCGAATTGGCTCCACGGAGACGTCAGACAGTACGACATCTCCGACACGAAGAATCCAAAGTTAACGGGCCAAATCTTTCTCGGTGGGTCGATTTTGACCGACTCGAAGATTCGCGTGGTTCGCGACGACGAGTTGACTGCTCAACCGAGCCCGGTTTACATAAAAGGCCGCCGATTCTACGGATCGCCGCAGATGCTTCAGCTGAGCCTGGATGGGACACGTTTATACGTGACCACTTCCATTTTCAAACCCTGGGACCAACAATTTTATCCCGATCACGTCAA GAACGGTTCGGTGATGGTCAAGTTGGACGTGGATCTGAAAAACGGAGGTTTGAAACTCGACGAACAGTTTTTGATAGACTTTGGAGAGGATAAGAACGACATACTACTCGCACACGAGATGCG ATACCCCGGAGGTGACTGTACTTCAGACATATGGTTGGCCGAACGTTGA